GGCGAACCCGCCTTTTCCTATGAATCCGCCCTGCGCGTGCTTCGAAACCTGCCCCTTCTTCACGCAGTAAACATCAACAGCCGCATTCCCGTTCTTCCACGCGTTCGAGAAGCACGCCGCAAACTGCGCAGCCTCCAGCCTCTCTCCGTCTCCCGCACCAGCCCCGCCCTTCATTACGCACGCCGCCCCGCCCTGTATGTCAGCATGGAAGAACAAATCCCCCTCCTCCAAATACGTTTTGTAAATCAAGTCGTTCTGGTCCGCGCTCCTTCCCCCCACAACCAGCTTCCCTTCGCTAGTGAAGAAATAATGGAATTTCTCGTACCACTCCTTTTTCCGCGCGAT
The Candidatus Micrarchaeia archaeon DNA segment above includes these coding regions:
- a CDS encoding NFACT RNA binding domain-containing protein, which encodes MKIRLGLGKSVHENAAAYYEEAKEAREKMKGVERAMEETKKEIEKAGKEEAAAERKKNEETKIARKKEWYEKFHYFFTSEGKLVVGGRSADQNDLIYKTYLEEGDLFFHADIQGGAACVMKGGAGAGDGERLEAAQFAACFSNAWKNGNAAVDVYCVKKGQVSKHAQGGFIGKGGFA